In Suricata suricatta isolate VVHF042 chromosome X, meerkat_22Aug2017_6uvM2_HiC, whole genome shotgun sequence, the DNA window AAGATGGTTGCCATCGATTTTTTTCCTATATGCTACACCCCCATCGAGGGGATCCCCACGGCACCACAGAAGCAACCCAGGCTATTCTGCTGGAGACAGATGCCCCGTGGATGATTGAAGAGCCAGACATGTGAGTGACAAAGCCACCTTGGACGTCTATCCCAGCTGAGCCCTCCCTTCAGATGCCTCCAGCCCCCGCCAGCATCCGGCTGCAACCACCTGAGGCCCCAAGAGGAGCCACCTGCCCGAACCCAGTCAACCACAGGACCATGAAAGACAATGCTAAActgttgtgttaagccacagAGTTTTAGGGTGTTTGTTACCCACCAACAGAGAGTCGGAATACCCAGAAAAGGCTGCAGTGACCTTTGAAAACCTGACACCCCCATTCCCATGTCCCGTCCTCACAACAAAACCAATGCCAGCCAGTCAGACTTTCAGTCCCTTTAATTAGGTGCACTGAAGAAAGGGCAGAATGACAGGCAGGCAGTGAGAAGATGATGCTTCTTGAGCCCCACCTGGCAAGCGGTCAGTCCTCATCCTCCGGCAGCTGGATCTTGCTGGGGTCAAAGCAGTTGGACTCCATGATGGGGAGGCCATTGGCCTCTCGGTATTTAACAAGTCTCTCGGCTTCCCGGCGGGCCCATTCATGCATTCTGGGGGCAGCAGCACAGGGGTAGATGTGAGGGAGCCACACTGGACACCAATCCCCTTCTTGGCCCTCCCCTATTCCCCACTGGCACAAAGGACAAGATTCCCAGTGCAGTCCCCTTGAacctccacccctgcctctgtctctgcccctgcccatccCACTCTCTTGGACACCCCCATGCACCTGTAATCAGGCAGATAAGCTATAAAGGTGCTGCCGAAGACCAAGACAATGgagaagccaaagaaaaagaCGACCCGCATGTTCCAGAGATCCACGACAGGGTCCTTGTCGTAACCGTGGGAGTCTGGGTTCTGTGGCAAGAAGAAGAGGTCAATGAAGGCTTCCTGCGGCTCCACAAAGCCTTATGCTGGCCCTACATAAGTTGGTCTCCAGTTTCACCTCAGACCaatctcccctcccttctttaATTCCTCTTTCTAGTCTTAGGCCTTGTCAAACTCCTTGCTaccgcagggcctttgcacttactagTCCCTCTACCTGGaaagccctcccccccccatttcctGTCATGGCTAGATCTATCTCCTTGTTCAAAGTTTGGGCTTCATAATCACTTCCCTTAGTCACCGTATCCATTACCAGTCTCACACTACAGG includes these proteins:
- the NDUFB11 gene encoding NADH dehydrogenase [ubiquinone] 1 beta subcomplex subunit 11, mitochondrial, which produces MAAGLLGLCARRLSAVAATRGLPAARVRWESSSSRAVIAPSAVVGKRTPEPTVRWQEDPDPEDENLYEKNPDSHGYDKDPVVDLWNMRVVFFFGFSIVLVFGSTFIAYLPDYRMHEWARREAERLVKYREANGLPIMESNCFDPSKIQLPEDED